In one window of Henckelia pumila isolate YLH828 chromosome 1, ASM3356847v2, whole genome shotgun sequence DNA:
- the LOC140890826 gene encoding major allergen Pru av 1-like: MGVITFEHEVSSSIPAPKLFKAFILDGDNLIPKVMPQAIKSVETLQGDGGPGTIKLITFGEGSQFKSVKHRIDEVDKEKEVYKYTVIEGDALKGIIDSISYVVKIEASENGGSVCKTTSHYHVKDEADHGITEEKIKEGKEKAKAMFHAIEAYLHAHPEY; encoded by the exons atGGGTGTGATTACTTTTGAGCACGAAGTTAGCTCTTCAATCCCGGCTCCCAAATTGTTCAAGGCATTCATTCTTGATGGCGACAATCTCATTCCCAAGGTCATGCCTCAGGCAATCAAGAGCGTCGAAACCCTCCAAGGAGACGGTGGTCCTGGAACCATCAAGTTGATCACTTTTGGAGAAG GTAGCCAATTCAAGAGCGTGAAGCACAGGATCGATGAAGTGGACAAGGAAAAGGAGGTATACAAATACACTGTGATCGAAGGCGATGCTTTGAAGGGAATCATTGATTCTATCTCCTACGTTGTCAAAATCGAAGCTTCCGAAAATGGCGGTTCCGTCTGCAAAACCACGAGCCATTACCATGTTAAGGACGAAGCCGATCATGGAATTACCGAAGAGAAGATTAAGGAAGGGAAAGAGAAGGCAAAGGCAATGTTTCATGCTATTGAAGCTTACCTCCATGCACACCctgaatattaa